The DNA region CAATTGGAGACAATCATTGCCAGACTTATTGAAGTGGTCGAAGGAGCTGTTAGAAGATGACGACGTCTCAACTGATCCTACGATTTCTTACTTCTGGTACTACTATTACATTGTGAGGTTAACTTTCAATAGACCATTTATGAAAGATTCCGATGAAGCCAGGATTGTCATTGtggaaattattgatgatttgaagaaattattcgaaaatttcaaaagaaaatttggcAGTTATAAGAAAGCTACGATATTTCAATTATACGCCTGTATACTAACCATTACATGCTTAAAGAAGTTACAGGATATGAAAGTAAATTCAACTGCAGAGTTACAAAAGTGTAACGATcaactgaaatttttcgaGCACATCTTCAATAAAGAATTATATCCAGCCTACGATCTACCAAAGAGACTAAATGATGACGAATATTTTGAGATTGACACAGAAAAGCAAGCTTTGAATCAAGTCGCGAATAACAATTATACGCATGACTTTTCTCTCAGCAACGAAATCGACGATCTCATTAAAGATATTTTCGGTGTAGACTATAACCCGGCCCAGCCGCTTATATGATCcaccaaaaaaaagaacgAAGCAAGGCGGAGAaggaaataaaaagaaacgtTAGTCCTCGgaccttttctttttttctgcCAATTTGGGTAGCGATGAGCATCGCAAGCAAATATGATAGACATTACTAGTAGTCGAATACTAAAtctcatttcttttttaaaatatagTCGATGcatttgtaatatttatatttaaaaCGTCCATAAGTCAGCTTTCTCTATCTTTGCCCTGATTCTTTTTTGCTTGTACAATCTCTATTTAAGACACTTCCTGAGTTTGATAATCATTTATTCAGATTAAAAATATCTCATATAAACCAATTGCAATATGGAACGCACACCCAAAGCAGAATATACTCAACTGAACAGACTTATTGCTCCAAAGAGCGATCATGTCTTGAAATTGCTTCAAGACTCTATGCAGTTTACGCATTCAAACTCTTCATACCATTCATCACAACTTTTTGCACCTCAGCCACAACCAATTGGTTCATCAAACAGTATAACTGATAATCGCCTGATACCATCTCCTCCTCAATcaccaaaaaataatgaaccCTCTTCGAATAGCAGTCTTGACGAACGGATTGAAGACAATTCAGATAGTATTGTGGTAAAAGCAGTTTGGGACCCAGAACTGACAACAAGAAACTATCGTTACATTACACACAGCTTCCTGTCGCAGTACAGATTTCAAGCCTCTGTAAtgaagcaaaagaaaaatcataGGAATTCTCCAGCTGGTATTAGAAAAGCTGCATCACTCAAACATGCTTCCTCCAGTTCAGATATCGAAAAGAGCTATAGAAGAACACGTACCATCACAAGACCAACTAGATCTTTGGAGGAACACGATAAGTCGGAACAAGATTCGACACGTTATTATAGTCCTCTTTTATCGCAAAGATCCAAGAGTACGACATCAAGTaaacaattaaaaaaacTAAAACCTACTCTATCTTCTCCATTAGCTTCTGCAAAGGTCATCAGTAATGTGCCACAATATGTTCCAACTATGTCATGGCAAAAGTTGCCAGATTACGCACCATCACTTGATACTCTACCAAAGAACAATGATAAGTGTTTGAAGGTAGAGTGGAAAGGCTCCTCCATGGATCTTGCAGATGATCCTCTGAAGGAGGAACTACATCCTGCAGAATTGTTGTTAGCCCAAATTTTAAGATTACCCTGTGATCTATATTTAGACTCTAAGAGAAGGTTTTTCCTGGAAAAGGTTCATAGATTCAAGAAAGGATTGCCATTTAGAAGAACTGATGCCCAAAAAGCTTGCAGAATAGATGTAAACAAAGCCTCTAGATTATTTGctgcttttgaaaaagttggTTGGCTACAGGATTCGCATTATCAAAAGTATCTTTAAAAACCAAAGTTTGTAAAATTTGGACatttgtatttttcatcttACGTCgttgttttttcttcattaaataatgtt from Kazachstania africana CBS 2517 chromosome 5, complete genome includes:
- the KAFR0E02420 gene encoding uncharacterized protein (similar to Saccharomyces cerevisiae FUN19 (YAL034C) and YOR338W; ancestral locus Anc_7.55), which gives rise to MERTPKAEYTQLNRLIAPKSDHVLKLLQDSMQFTHSNSSYHSSQLFAPQPQPIGSSNSITDNRLIPSPPQSPKNNEPSSNSSLDERIEDNSDSIVVKAVWDPELTTRNYRYITHSFLSQYRFQASVMKQKKNHRNSPAGIRKAASLKHASSSSDIEKSYRRTRTITRPTRSLEEHDKSEQDSTRYYSPLLSQRSKSTTSSKQLKKLKPTLSSPLASAKVISNVPQYVPTMSWQKLPDYAPSLDTLPKNNDKCLKVEWKGSSMDLADDPLKEELHPAELLLAQILRLPCDLYLDSKRRFFLEKVHRFKKGLPFRRTDAQKACRIDVNKASRLFAAFEKVGWLQDSHYQKYL